One stretch of Eupeodes corollae chromosome 2, idEupCoro1.1, whole genome shotgun sequence DNA includes these proteins:
- the LOC129945784 gene encoding N-alpha-acetyltransferase 38, NatC auxiliary subunit produces the protein MSSTSSEYNAEPLQREPIVQRPRPPPEALTKGRANLRKWLGKTFRVVITDGRVLTGFFNCTDKDANVVLSMCTEYLEEGKDARVLGNVMIPGKHIVSISVDMPADPPMTSQELIQ, from the exons ATGAGCAGCACCAGTTCCGAATATAATGCCGAACCCCTACAAAGAGAA CCAATAGTTCAGCGTCCCCGACCACCACCAGAAGCTCTTACCAAGGGTCGAGCAAATCTACGCAAATGGCTAGGTAAGACATTTAGGGTTGTCATAACCGACGGACGTGTACTTACCGGCTTCTTCAACTGCACCGACAAAGACGCTAACGTAGTGCTATCGATGTGCACCGAATACTTGGAAGAAGGAAAAGATGCACGAGTCCTGGGAAATGTAATGATTCCAGGAAAGCACATAGTATCAATATCAGTTGACATGCCTGCCGATCCACCAATGACATCTCAGGAATTAATACAATGA
- the LOC129946343 gene encoding molybdenum cofactor synthesis protein cinnamon, translating into MDQPVFVVLTISDSCHQQTAVDKSGPRLKELVKETFGECQFITEILPDERSVISSKLNGYALRNVRAILTTGGTGFGPRDITPEATKDVIQKECPQLVLAMALESLKKTPFGSLSRAVAGILNKTLIVNFPGSEKAVVECFEAIRSVLPHALQLIGDDFNLVQKTHKEIQGSFSRMDRGHVCPHKTGTGDPSDRNSPFPMLPVHEALGIIFRIVVVQRTIPNFLSQYVAPVDIPPFRASIKDGYAMKSSGFSGAKKVVGYIAAGDEISDYELQEDECFKINTGAPIPNHADCVIQIEDTKLLRTTKSGAEDLVEILVDPQANLDIRPIGCDLRKGTQLFPSADHSEVVVKSILASVGKTIQFKKPKIAVISTGSELLAPDDLDVSGKIYDSNTTMIEELLAYFNFECMMKSVLRDDFESLKAAVEDIYQSVDFIICSGGVSMGDKDYIKPVLEKLGFQINFGRINMKPGKPMTFASNTSKGKYFFGLPGNPVSAFVTFHLFALPAVRWASGWERDKCELATIQVTLQNDNIDLDPRPEYVRASVTSKNGRLYASVNGNQISSRLQSIIGADVLIHLPGKTAEKPVASAGDILRASVLRYDFISKYE; encoded by the exons ATGGATCAACcagtgtttgttgttttaacaa taAGTGATTCGTGTCACCAGCAAACTGCAGTTGATAAGAGCGGTCCGCGTTTAAAGGAATTGGTTAAGGAAACATTTGGCGAATGCCAATTTATTACTGAAATTCTACCCGACGAACGTAGTGTCATCAGTAGTAAACTCAATGGATACGCCCTTAGGAATGTTCGGGCAATTTTGACAACTGGTGGCACTGGTTTCGGACCAAGGGACATAACCCCTGAAGCCACAAAAGATGTCATACAAAAAGAATGCCCACAACTTGTGCTGGCCATGGCTTTGGAGAGCCTCAAGAAAACACCGTTTGGGTCATTGTCTCGTGCCGTTGCAGGTATACTTAACAAAACGCTGATTGTTAATTTTCCAGGCAGTGAAAAAGCAGTAGTCGAATGCTTCGAAGCTATTCGATCAGTTCTGCCGCATGCGTTGCAATTGATCGGCGACGATTTTAACTTGGTCCAGAAGACACACAAAGAAATTCAAGGAAGTTTTTCGAGAATGGATAGAGGACATGTATGTCCACATAAAACAGGAACCGGCGATCCCAGTGATCGAAATTCACCATTTCCAATGCTTCCCGTACACGAAGCTCTGGGAATTATATTCCGAATTGTTGTGGTGCAGCGGACCATTCCAAACTTTTTGTCCCAGTATGTGGCACCTGTTGATATCCCTCCATTTAGGGCATCAATTAAGGACGGTTATGCAATGAAGTCATCTGGTTTTTCGGGTGCAAAGAAAGTCGTTGGTTATATTGCTGCTGGAGATGAG ATCTCTGACTATGAACTTCAAGAAGatgaatgtttcaaaataaacacCGGAGCTCCTATTCCCAACCATGCAGATTGTGTTATTCAAATTGAAGATACCAAACTTTTACGAACTACAAAATCAGGAGCTGAAGATTTAGTCGAAATTCTTGTCGATCCTCAAGCTAATTTAGACATTAG acCTATTGGATGCGATCTTAGAAAAGGCACTCAACTCTTTCCCAGTGCAGATCATTCCGAAGTTGTTGTTAAATCAATATTAGCTTCAGTTGGTAAAACGatccaatttaaaaaaccaaaaatagcTGTTATTTCGACAGGCAGTGAATTGCTGGCCCCAGATGATTTGGATGTTTCGGGCAAAATCTACGATTCAAATACAACAATGATTGAAGAATTGTTAgcttattttaatttcgaaTGCATGATGAAGAGTGTTCTGAGAGACGA ttTCGAATCACTTAAAGCTGCAGTTGAAGATATTTATCAATCTGTGGATTTCATTATCTGCAGTGGTGGTGTTTCAATGGGCGATAAAGACTATATTAAACCAGTTTTAGAGAAGCTtggttttcaaatcaattttggaaGAATTAATATGAAACCTGG aaaaccaATGACATTTGCTTCAAACACCAGTAAGGGAAAGTATTTCTTTGGTTTGCCAGGAAATCCAGTATCAGCTTTTGTTACATTCCACTTATTTGCATTACCAGCTGTCCGTTGGGCTTCTGGTTGGGAAAGAGATAAGTGCGAGTTAGCTACAATTCAAGTAACA CTTCAAAACGACAACATCGACCTTGACCCCAGGCCAGAATATGTTCGTGCTTCAGTGACAAGTAAAAATGGACGTCTCTATGCTTCAGTCAATGGCAATCAA ATAAGCAGCAGGTTGCAAAGTATAATTGGTGCTGACGTTCTTATACATTTACCAGGCAAAACGGCAGAGAAACCTGTTGCATCAGCTGGTGACATTTTAAGAGCTTCTGTCTTGCGTTATGATTTCATATCGaaatatgaataa
- the LOC129946344 gene encoding uncharacterized oxidoreductase SAR2567, with the protein MEPMTALVLAFQLIALFSIAGALVLYLLCKVRSTQVNLSEPQSGTVLVTSADSALGLQLCTHLANRGCRVFAGMKDSVDSIPAKLLRNWIKMKEVNVEPVQGSIILMQLDVTREDILREATEAMGSHLNAGERGISAVINTSGCIYRGRIESQDVQQWETMLKTNILGSLRVAKAFVGLLRPTRGRLIYLGAGNDGEELVAFNASRVAVEKCAVELRKELQPYGISVVALDTNGINADSLFRAPIPHVISDCEGAPTQYSAEVLTSSALTAIEHALWDIRPNERYQLAVPQNKYNITLPCRSSFRLKMDMGAVQKV; encoded by the exons ATGGAGCCTATGACCGCTCTTGTTCTAGCATTTCAACTTATAGCCTTATTCTCAATAGCAGGAGCTCTAGTTCTGTACCTACTTTGTAAGGTCCGCAGTACACAGGTTAATCTCTCTGAACCACAAAGTGGCACTGTTCTAGTTACAAGTGCCGACAGTGCTTTGGGACTGCAGCTATGCACACATTTGGCTAATCGGGGATGTCGGGTATTTGCCGGAATGAAAGACTCTGTGGATTCGATTCCTGCTAAATTGCTTAGAAATTGGATTAAAATGAAAGAAGTCAATGTTGAACCTGTTCAAGGATCAATTATTCTAATGCAACTCGATGTGACACGTGAAGACATTCTACGGGAAGCTACTGAAGCTATGGGATCTCATTTGAATGCTGGTGAGCGTGGAATAAGTGCAGTGATAAACACCAGTGGATGCATTTATCGGGGAAGAATCGAGAGTCAAGATGTCCAGCAATGGGAAACAATGCTTAAGACCAATATTCTGGGATCATTGAGAGTTGCCAAGGCTTTTGTCGGTCTATTGCGACCAACTCGTGGTCGTCTTATTTATCTTGGTGCTGGGAATGATGGTGAGGAACTCGTAGCATTCAATGCATCTCGAGTTGCTGTGGAAAAATGTGCAGTTGAACTTCGCAAGGAATTACAACCGTACGGTATAAGTGTAGTAGCTTTGGACACAAATGGAATAAATGCTGATTCTCTATTCCGAGCACCGATACCGCATG TCATATCGGACTGCGAAGGAGCTCCAACACAATATTCAGCTGAAGTACTGACATCAAGTGCCTTAACAGCCATCGAACACGCTCTCTGGGACATCCGGCCAAATGAGAGATACCAATTAGCGGTgccacaaaacaaatataatataacGTTGCCATGCAGGTCATCATTCCGTTTAAAAATGGACATGGGTGCCGTACAGAAGGTCTAA